AAACGTCATGAAGTTGAAATTCCGTATATCAAAACTCTAATTAAAGAATGGGAATTATATAGAGAAAAAATGACTCAAGTTCCTGTGATTAAAGAAATTCATTTAGGTGGAGGAACACCGACTTTTTTTGCTTCGGAACAATTAAAAGAATTGATCAATTCAATTTTAGAAGGAAGTCAAAAGCATCCTGATTTTGAGTTTAGTTTTGAAGGTCATCCGAATAACACTACAAAAGAACAATTAGAAACTTTATATAATCTTGGATTTACACGTGTAAGTTTTGGTATTCAAGATTATGATAGTACTGTTCAAAAAGCAATTCATAGAATTCAATCTTTCGAAAACGTAAAACAAGTTACAAAATGGGCTCGTGAAATCGGATATACATCTGTGAGTCATGATTTAATTTTTGGATTACCGTTTCAAACTAAAGAAAGTATTACGGACACAATTTTAAAGACCAGAGAATTACTTCCTGATCGAATTTCATTTTATAGTTATGCACATGTGCCTTGGGTAAAAGGAGTTGGTCAGCGTGGTTTTAGTGAAGAACATTTACCTAAGTCAGATGAGAAAAGAGCTTTATATGAATTAGGAAAACAAATGCTAACCAATATTGGGTATCATGAAATAGGAATGGATCATTTTGCGTTGCCTTCCGATAATTTGTTTAAGGCGACAACTTCACAAAAACTTCATAGAAACTTTATGGGATACACATCGAGTAAAACTAAACTCATGATTGGTTTAGGAATGTCGGCAATTAGTGATTCTTGGTACGGATTTGCACAAAATGTAAAAACCGTAAAAGAATATCAAGCATTAGTTAATAATGGTGAAATCCCAGTATTTAGAGGTCATATTTTAACTGATGAAGATTTAGTGATTCGAAAACACATTTTAAATATCATGTGTCATTTTTCTACGAATTGGAAAGCAAAAGAAATGCATTTTGAAGCTTTACCTAAATCAATAGAATTATTAGAAGAAATCGCTTCAGATAATTTAATAGCAATTGATAGTAATTCATTGAATGTAGCTCAAGAAGCTCGACCATTTATTCGAAATATTTGTATGGCTTTTGATGTACGATTACAACGAAAGAAACCTGAAACAAAGTTGTTCTCAATGACGATATAATCT
This genomic stretch from Tenacibaculum jejuense harbors:
- the hemN gene encoding oxygen-independent coproporphyrinogen III oxidase, which produces MKSLIQKYNIPGPRYTSYPTVPYWDATTFSKEKWLKNFKKSFEESNQAEGISLYIHLPFCESLCTFCACHKHITKRHEVEIPYIKTLIKEWELYREKMTQVPVIKEIHLGGGTPTFFASEQLKELINSILEGSQKHPDFEFSFEGHPNNTTKEQLETLYNLGFTRVSFGIQDYDSTVQKAIHRIQSFENVKQVTKWAREIGYTSVSHDLIFGLPFQTKESITDTILKTRELLPDRISFYSYAHVPWVKGVGQRGFSEEHLPKSDEKRALYELGKQMLTNIGYHEIGMDHFALPSDNLFKATTSQKLHRNFMGYTSSKTKLMIGLGMSAISDSWYGFAQNVKTVKEYQALVNNGEIPVFRGHILTDEDLVIRKHILNIMCHFSTNWKAKEMHFEALPKSIELLEEIASDNLIAIDSNSLNVAQEARPFIRNICMAFDVRLQRKKPETKLFSMTI